TGGCGTCACTGTAGGCATCCCATTTCACCTGTGATCCAACCAAGTTGTAGCGCTTCACATAGGGGGCTGCAAAACGAACACCCATGCGCCGTGGAAACGACAATCCGGCCAAGTCAACATTCTGACTTAGTGTGCCTGAGGTTAACGTTGAAATTGTGGGGTCTGTAAAGAAGGACATCGCTGTAATCGCGATACCGTAGACCGACGCGATCATTTTTTCAGCGCCACCCATTGCTTTCAGGGCCTTATCTGCGTTGCCTACCAAAGTACGAACACTGGACTTTGGCAGACCGTCTGTGGCACTAAAGAACAAGGTGAGCATGTCTTTTTCTTTCTCACCCTCCCACAGAAACATTTCGTTCTCTTCGGCCTCTGTCACAGCATCCTGGAACATCATGGCTGCATTTTCATCAGTCTCTAAGTTACCGAATTCACCGGCACGTGCACGTTCATTAAGCCGCTCAACGGGGTTCTTCAGCTTCTTTGCCGAAAGCTGCACAAAGAGCTGGTAGCAGTTGTAGAGCGTTACTTTGCCCCACATCTGATCAATACGTGTATCGAGGACTTTGGCATCCCAATTCTCAGCTGCAGCCTGCTTGCGCATCTCGCGCTCCTCTTCCAAATAGAAGTCGATAAGACCATAGGCTGCACGCTTGAAGGCATTGTTGGCCGCATTCGGCCATACCGGATCATCGGCACCGTCCACCGGAAAGAACACCTCTGCGATATTTTCCACATAGGTTGCGCACTTCATCCCGTTACCTTCGCGAGCTGCTTCGGCTGCTAATCCCAACGGGTTATAAATATCAGTTTTCAGGTTGTTAATCAGGTTAAACTGAACAACCTGAAAACCGCGCTTAGACATCCGAACATAATTTTTCTTCAGCAACTCGCCTTTAGGGTCGTTGATACACATATTGTTCGGTCGAGTTTCCCGTGTCCACATGTCGATCATTGGCTCAATGTAGGTCTGACCCTTACCTGCACGAGTCATAGCCAGCACCAACGTGTTCACCGGAGCCTCATCGACGACATAGGCGCCAGCTGGTCGCTGCGGCTCATAATCGGGGAATTCCCAATCCTCATTGATGTGCTGCGCAACAGTATCCTGCTTACCAGTCTTGTCGCGATTACTACCGCCAGGGTTCCATTCAATCGTTGTCGGATTAAAAAACCGTCGCAGCTCAGGAAGGTTCGGCACGTCTGACTTATCAAAAATCGAGTGACTAAATTCGTTGTCAATCATCGGCAAACTCTTAGTCACCGGCTGTCCTGCATTGTCATAGAGCACCTCACCCTTTTCGGAGACAATTTCACCGGTGTCGTTGTCGATAATTGTCTCCTGCGCAAACTGTGTCACATCCACCTTTTTCAAACCCTTATTCGACAACATCACATGAGAAATCATGCTTGAGGGCTGGACTGGTGAGTGTGCACCGACATCAGGGAACAAGCTCAAATCGCGCACAATCTCCTGCGGAATAGCCAAACGCGCGTCATTAGTGTGCTGGTTAATATCCGTGGTGTCCACAGCAACATTCTGAGTCTCTAACTGACGCATCATAGCTGCACGTGACATCGCATACACACCTGTTGCAATAGCAATCACAAACATCACCCGAATAAGACTGGTGTGCCCAAATAACAGCCAGCTACCCACCGAATTATCAATAGGTTCTGGTGCATCAAAGCCATGTTCTGCGAACACACTAGCTACATAATCGGCGTACCACACTGGCTCTTTAGGCACGCTACGTGTACAGTCACCAAAATTATTGCCAAATTCATCAAGCGGTTGGTAGCACGTGGTGTGAGCACTACTGGTGCCAATTTGCTGTTCGACGGCAACGTAATAGGGCCTCACACCAAGCTCATCGAAAAGCTCTTCATCATAGGGTGAGCTAGTATTCATCATTGTCTGGACCAAAAGCCCGATGCCGCCCCAGACCAACCACATCACGATCAGTACAAACACACCCAAAATTGCAGCGCCCACCTCAACCCACATTGGTGAGCGCATTTCTCCAATTTCACCACGTGCTAATTGCTGCTCATTATGCACATCGCGGTTGCGGGCTTTATCTGTTACCCGCTGTTTTCGCAGCTGATCAAATGTGCGATCAGTCTGTTTCAGATCTTTGGTCCCACCACCTTTAAAGGTCTTGCCACCAGACACATTGTCATAGTCGCGTTTGCTTGAACCAAATAACGCCATTGTCCTTGCCTTTCTGTTGATTATTGCTATACAAATGCCCGCCACACAATTTCTTATGTGGCGGGCATCAACCTGACTACTTTGGAACCCACAATGCGATCTTTTAGAAGAACACTCCACCAGCGACCAAGCCGGCAATCAGCGCCGTAACAGCACTACCGACAATCATGAAAACGTAGCTTTGATCTTTCTGCTTCAAAGACTCAACAAAGCTCATCGAGTTCGCCTCAGCCTGATCCGAACGCTCACGCTCGGCAGCCATTTCAATCTCGTGTACTTCATTGTTTGCACGAATCTGTTCTTCCATACGCTTCAACGCCGCTTCAGCATCTAGGCGTGCGGTGGTAATTTCTCGCTCAGCACGTTCTTCCGATGCAGCGACAATAGTGTCGCGACGCTTAAGCTCTGCTGCAAACTCCTTCTCCTGGCGCTCAAGTGCCTGTCGCTGGGAGGCGATCATCTTGTCAGTCTCGACGCGGATACCCTCGATGCGCTCTTCGGCTTCCTTGGTTAGCTGTGCCACGCGATTATCCGCAGCAAGCTTCTGCTCATTCACCGATGCCAAACGCAGATCATCTTCGCGGTGATCAGCAATAAACTTGTCAAGGTCACCAATGAAACCGTCGAAAGTTGCTCGTTGCAGTTCCGCCTGGCGCTCCACAATGGGTCGCAGC
Above is a genomic segment from Corynebacterium suranareeae containing:
- a CDS encoding type IV secretory system conjugative DNA transfer family protein, with amino-acid sequence MALFGSSKRDYDNVSGGKTFKGGGTKDLKQTDRTFDQLRKQRVTDKARNRDVHNEQQLARGEIGEMRSPMWVEVGAAILGVFVLIVMWLVWGGIGLLVQTMMNTSSPYDEELFDELGVRPYYVAVEQQIGTSSAHTTCYQPLDEFGNNFGDCTRSVPKEPVWYADYVASVFAEHGFDAPEPIDNSVGSWLLFGHTSLIRVMFVIAIATGVYAMSRAAMMRQLETQNVAVDTTDINQHTNDARLAIPQEIVRDLSLFPDVGAHSPVQPSSMISHVMLSNKGLKKVDVTQFAQETIIDNDTGEIVSEKGEVLYDNAGQPVTKSLPMIDNEFSHSIFDKSDVPNLPELRRFFNPTTIEWNPGGSNRDKTGKQDTVAQHINEDWEFPDYEPQRPAGAYVVDEAPVNTLVLAMTRAGKGQTYIEPMIDMWTRETRPNNMCINDPKGELLKKNYVRMSKRGFQVVQFNLINNLKTDIYNPLGLAAEAAREGNGMKCATYVENIAEVFFPVDGADDPVWPNAANNAFKRAAYGLIDFYLEEEREMRKQAAAENWDAKVLDTRIDQMWGKVTLYNCYQLFVQLSAKKLKNPVERLNERARAGEFGNLETDENAAMMFQDAVTEAEENEMFLWEGEKEKDMLTLFFSATDGLPKSSVRTLVGNADKALKAMGGAEKMIASVYGIAITAMSFFTDPTISTLTSGTLSQNVDLAGLSFPRRMGVRFAAPYVKRYNLVGSQVKWDAYSDAKFTKPLGKNFVHDDTLSVEGWARFYIKDSFPSNTAYLRLRILNGTSGTLIKTLFFKFTKGYQTNLKGRAFITDPVTDEKIIKNGLLIELVKNDAGDFVPGHVQFKTKKLNLNQLTQEQINMPGHDMIKQVDAMVDAVSALSVRYSEKPKAVFFVTPPHLMKYAKLILILIKQLVDLNFDSSYMTRENQKPDYKTRFMLDELGNLQSEGHGIAGFETMLSIGLGQEQQFTLILQTLQQLTQVYGEASDKILQGNAQPLTAKIATPDGWVTMGEAEEGMKVLTPKGTVSEIDGVFPQGERDVFTVTRKDGSTTEACDEHLWEVIVVPAEQDAASAA